The genomic DNA CCCCTTCTCGGACATCAGCTTGTCCGCGTGGGTCGCCGTCACCTCGATGTGATAGCCGAGCACGTTGTTGTGCTTGATCTTCAGCGCCGGCACCCCGGCGATGCCGGCGTATTTGACCTGAAGCCCGGCGATCAGCCGCCGGCTCTCGTCGCGCAGGGTCACCAGCTCGTCCAGCGCGTAGGAATAGTCGCGCGCGATGAAGCCGCCGTCGCGGGCAAGCAGCGGCAGCTCCGGCGCCAGCGCCTGCGTCAGTTGCTGGACCAGCTCGCTGTGCTCGCCCAGCCCCTTGGCCACGGCGCCCAGCCCGTCGGGCAGCGGGCCGCCGGGATGGCCGTTGAGCAGCAGGCGGATGGCCGAGGCCTGGGCCAGACCGTCGCGCACGGCCGCGAGGTCGCGCGGGCCGCCGCGCCCCAGCGTCAGGCGGGACAGGGCGCGTTCCAGGTCCGGGGCAGCGGCGCAGCGCCTCGCCGCAGGTCGCCGCGCAGCCGCTCCTCGTTCAGCGCGAACGCAACCATGTCCAGGCCGCTTGGCGATGGCCGCGGGGTTGGTCAGCGGCGCCGAGAGCTGGGCGGCGAGCAGCCGCGCCCCCGCCCCGGTCACCGTCCGGTCGATGGTGGCGAGCAGGCTGCCGCGCCGGTCGCCGGTCAGGGTGCGGGTCAGCTCCAGGTTGCGGCGGGTCGCCGCGTCGATCTCCATGACCGCGCCGGGGCCGAGCCGGCGCGGCGGCGACAGGCGCGGCACGCGGCCCTTCTGCGTCAGCTCCACATAGGCGACCAGCGCGCCGGCCGCGCCACCTCGGCACGGGAAAACTGGCCGTAGGCGTCCAGCGTGCCGACGCCGTAGAGGGTGAGCAACCGCTGCCGCCCGTTCTCGCTGTCGAAGCGCGGAGTCGGCTGCACGGTCAGGCGGGACTTCCATTCGCCCCACAGCTCGTAGAGGTCGGGGGCTCTGGCACAGCTTCTCGGAGACCAGCACCTCCTGCGGGTCGAGGCGGCCGAGCGCGGCGCCCAGCCCGGCGCGCTCCACCGGCTGCACGACCAGCTCGCCGGTGGACAGCTCCAGCCAGGCCAGCCCGAGGCCGCCGGCCGCTTCCGCCACCGCGGGCCAGCCAGTTGGAGCGCGGGAGTCGAGCAGGGCTGTCCTCGTCAGCGTGCCGGGGGTGACGATGCGGATGACGCCGCGCTTCACCACCGACTTGCTGCCGCGCTTCTTGGCCTCCGCCGGGTCTTCCATCTGCTCGCAGATGGCCACGCGGAAGCCCTGGCGGATCAGGCGCTGCAGGTAGGATTCGTGGCTGTGGACCGGGACGCCGCACATCGGGATGGTCCTCGCCCAAGATGCTGGCCGCGCCTTGGTCAGCGCGATGTCCAGCGTCCGGGCGGCGTTCACCGCGTCCTCGAAGAACATCTCGTAGAAATCGCCCATCCGGTAGAACAGCAGGCAGTCGGGATGGGCCTGCTTGATCTCCAGATACTGCGCCATCATCGGGGTGGCGTCGGGCGGAATGATGGCGGGCGAAGTGGCGGCGGACGCGTCGGACACAGGTCTTCAACCGGTTGCGTTGTGGCGGGCAAGGTCGGGCCGGCACCCTAGCACGCCCGCGCTGGTGCCGCGATGACCGCTTCGTTAGACTGTTCGATGCCCGTAGAACGAGCAAGCAGAACGAGCAAGCCGAAGCTGAAGGAGACCGCCGTGACGCAAGCGCCCGACAACACTGATGGCCGGACCACGAACGGCCAGGACACCGTCCGGGAGGTGCGCGAGGTCGTCGCCCTGTTCAAGACCCGCGAGGCGTTCGACAAGGCCGTAGCCGCCCTTCTGGACGCCGGCTTCGACCGCGACGACCTGTCGGTGCTGGCCAGCCACACCTCGCTGGAGGCCGCCGACCAGCGCCCGCAGGTCCCGTCGGACGAGGCCCTGACCGGGCTGGTGGCGAGCTGAAATACGCCTTCCCCCTGACCACCGCCGGGCTTCTCGCCATCGTCGGCGGTCCCATCGCCGCGCCGCTGGCGGCCATCGTCGCCGCCGGCCTGGGCGGCGTCGCCATCAAGGATTATCTGGACGAGCTGACCAGCCACCCCGACACCGACGAGTTCGGCCGCGCGCTGGAGGCCGGCGGCGTCATCCTGTGGGTGCGCACCGCCGAGGTGGGGACGAGGTGGAGGCGGCGGAGATTTTTGGAAGGCAACGGCGGCGCCAACATCCACCTGTCGGTGCGCGAAGAGTAGGCGGGGAAGAAACGCCGTTCGTCAGGCGGCGTAGGCGCGCCTCTCGCCTCCGCCGCCGACCGCTCAGGCCGCGCCGGCGGAACTGCGCCCGCACCACCGCGGCCAGCCCTTGCGGATCTGGGCGATCTTGACGGCGTCGGAGGCCCTGACGTCGGTGGCGGTGCCGCAGATCTCGAAGAGAAGCGCGTCGCCGATGGAGCCGGGGCACAGCGCCAGGGCATGCACCAGCCAGGCCATCAGCTCGGCCGGGGTGTGGCGCGGCAGGCCGCGCTCCGCCAGGGTCAGGGCGTTCCCGAGGTTCGCCAGCTCCCGCCGTGCCGTTCCGGGGTTCGGGATCATCAATGGCCTCCTCGCGCGTGTCTCACTGGCAGCTCCTTACCTCTTTGGATTGGAGCGCGTCAGTGACGGCCATCACAGCGGCACTCCGAATGGGATCATGCAGGAAACAGACGGCAGCCTCTTTTGGTGTGCCGCGTGCGAATTATCCTCTTTCCCGTTATAGTCGGGACGCCGCACGGTTCGTCGCCCCTCGCATCCCTGGGAAGGCTCACGTTTGCCGATGCTCTCCACCCGCGCCGCTCCGCCGACGCGTCCGACGCCAAGGACGCCGGCACAGCCAACATCCCAACAAGCGCGCGATCCTGTCCCGGCGCAAGCTGGCGGAGGACCTGGAGACGCTGGTGGCGGAGCATGGAACCGGCGACAAGCTGCGCCCCGCCCTGATCGCCCGGTTGCGCGGCGCGCTGAACGATGGACGGGCGGAGGTGCGCGCCCGCTTCGAGGCCAAGGGATCGGCGAGGATTGCGTGCGGCAGAACTGCTACCTCGCCGACGGGGTGGTGCGCTCGCTGGCCGACCTCACGGTCACCCCACATCTTCCGACCCCCAACCCGACCTCCGGCGAGGTGTTCGACATCGTCGCCACCGGCGGCTACGGCCGGGGCGAGCTGGCGCCCTTCTCCGACATCGACCTGCTGTTCCTGC from Azospirillum brasilense includes the following:
- the mutS gene encoding DNA mismatch repair protein MutS, whose translation is MSDASAATSPAIIPPDATPMMAQYLEIKQAHPDCLLFYRMGDFYEMFFEDAVNAARTLDIALTKARPASWARTIPMCGVPVHSHESYLQRLIRQGFRVAICEQMEDPAEAKKRGSKSVVKRGVIRIVTPGTLTRTALLDSRAPTGWPAVAEAAGGLGLAWLELSTGELVVQPVERAGLGAALGRLDPQEVLVSEKLCQSPRPLRAVGRMEVPPDRAADSALRQRERAAAVAHPLRRRHAGRLRPVFPCRGGAAGALVAYVELTQKGRVPRLSPPRRLGPGAVMEIDAATRRNLELTRTLTGDRRGSLLATIDRTVTGAGARLLAAQLSAPLTNPAAIAKRPGHGCVRAERGAAARRPAARRCAAAPDLERALSRLTLGRGGPRDLAAVRDGLAQASAIRLLLNGHPGGPLPDGLGAVAKGLGEHSELVQQLTQALAPELPLLARDGGFIARDYSYALDELVTLRDESRRLIAGLQVKYAGIAGVPALKIKHNNVLGYHIEVTATHADKLMSEKGREVFMHRQTMANAVRFGTVELSDLERRISEAADKALAVELELFNDLVEEVTSRAEAIAQAAHALAALDVAASLAELAAERRYRRPVVDGSLAFSIKGGRHPVVEAVLDAGNAGPFVANDCDLASDNRLWLLTGPNMAGKSTFLRQNALIAVLAQMGSFVPAESAHIGVVDRLYSRVGAADDLARGRSTFMVEMVETAAILNQSGDRALVILDEIGRGTATFDGLSIAWACVEHLHDVNRCRALFATHYHELTMLAGKLPGLSCHTMRIKEWQGDVVFLHEVTAGAADRSYGIHVAKLAGLPGAVVGRAEEVLTILESGDQNAAIHRLAEDLPLFSAALKRPPPAPAASPAAPPEPSRVEEALKSIDPDSLTPRQALDELYRLRGLLS
- a CDS encoding nucleotidyltransferase domain-containing protein; amino-acid sequence: MRQNCYLADGVVRSLADLTVTPHLPTPNPTSGEVFDIVATGGYGRGELAPFSDIDLLFLLPYKRTRGWSRWWSTCSTSCGTSG